The DNA window CCTCCTGCCGGTGCAGCGTGTGCGCCGTGACCACCGCATGGTCGAGGGCGTCGAACAGATCCGGTGCGGCGGTGGCGTAGGTGTCACCCAGGTCGGCCAGCCGCGCGATGTCGTGCCGGATCTGGGGCATCTGCGGATTGAGGTCGTCGAGGATGGCGTTGCCGTTGACGATCGACTGGCCGAACTTGTCGCCCAGCCCGCTCAACGCCTCCGCGGCCGCGGCCAGCGTCAGGTTCAGCTTGACCGGGTCGACCTTCTCGGCGATCGAGGTGAGTGTCTCGAACAACGTGTTGAACTCCGTTGTCACCGACCTGGCGTCGATGACCTGGCTCGGGGTGATCCGTTGCGGCGTAGGGTGTTTAGGCGACGTCAGCGACACGTACTTGTTGCCGAACACCGTGGTCCCGGTGATGTTGGCGTCGACATTGGCAGGAATCAGCGGGATGTACTCGGGCTTCACGTTCAAGATGAGCTTGGCTGCGGGCCTGCCGTCACGCTCGATCTCGGAAATGCTGGCCACCCGGCCGATCTCCACACCGTTGTAGGTGACTTTCGACCCCGGGTCCAGCACCAGACCCGCGCGGGCGGACAGCATCGTCAGAGGCGTCTTCGGCGTCAGCTGGCCCCGAAACTGCAACCACACGAACGCCAAGACCAGCGCGGCGACCAACAAGAAGACCACGGCCGCCGTCTTGTACGGCGGGATGCGTTGCTGGTTCTCCTGCACCGGTCTGGTCATGGCGGCTACACGGTGAGCGCAAAGTTCGGGTTCTTGCCGTAGACCGCCATCGCGGTCAGCACCACCACCACGACGACGGTGACCAGCGACAGCCGCATCGACCGGCCGACGGCCTCGCCGACGCCGACCGGTCCGCCGCTGGCGTTGTAGCCGTAGTAGCAGTGGGTGGTCATCACGATCACCGCGATGACGATCACCTCCAGGAAGGACCAGCCCACGTCATTGAGGCGCAGGAACGTGTGGAAGTAGTGGTCGTACGTGCCGGCGGACTGCCCGTAGAGGAACACCGTGGTGGCTTGCTGGGACAGGAAGGCCATGGTGATTCCCAGCGCGAACAGCGGGGCGATGACGACCAGGCTCGCCACCACCCGGGTGGAGGCCAGGAAGGCGATCGACCTGATGCTCATCACCTCCAGCGCGTCGATCTCCTCGCTGATGCGCATGGCGCCCAGTTCGGCGGTGGCGCCGGCGCCGACGGTGGCGGCCAGCGCGTGACCGGCGGCCACCGGCGCCAC is part of the Mycobacterium sp. HUMS_12744610 genome and encodes:
- a CDS encoding MCE family protein, with amino-acid sequence MTRPVQENQQRIPPYKTAAVVFLLVAALVLAFVWLQFRGQLTPKTPLTMLSARAGLVLDPGSKVTYNGVEIGRVASISEIERDGRPAAKLILNVKPEYIPLIPANVDANITGTTVFGNKYVSLTSPKHPTPQRITPSQVIDARSVTTEFNTLFETLTSIAEKVDPVKLNLTLAAAAEALSGLGDKFGQSIVNGNAILDDLNPQMPQIRHDIARLADLGDTYATAAPDLFDALDHAVVTAHTLHRQEADLDAALLAAAGLGDTGADIFARGGPYLQRGIGDLVPTAQLLDTYSPEIFCTVREYNEAEPAAYATVGGGNGYALRTMTELTSGLGGILTLPGLAGSVATMGLLGLAGLVGGAPNPYVYPDNLPRVNAHGGPGGAPGCWQPVTRDLWPAPSLVVDTGASIAPYNHVDTGSPYAIEYVWGRQVGDNTINP
- a CDS encoding ABC transporter permease, with the translated sequence MTTATATAALRVRFPRAATTLRRYRDAPVRLLVEIGQMVWFTLTAVGLIPFAVRRYHKETLRMVAQVGMGTGAMAVVGGTVAIVSFITLATGSLVAIQGYASLGNIGVEAFTGFVAAMVNVRFVAPVAAGHALAATVGAGATAELGAMRISEEIDALEVMSIRSIAFLASTRVVASLVVIAPLFALGITMAFLSQQATTVFLYGQSAGTYDHYFHTFLRLNDVGWSFLEVIVIAVIVMTTHCYYGYNASGGPVGVGEAVGRSMRLSLVTVVVVVVLTAMAVYGKNPNFALTV